In the genome of Paraburkholderia caribensis, the window GTAATATGACCAGGTTGAAAGTACTGCACTCAGTTGATGCTGGAGTCGCCCTGTGTGACGCTAGCGGCTGCCTCCTCGCGCATGCACTGCGCCAGCAGAAGCGGCGCCGGGCTATTGAGATCTACTCTGCGGTATAGCACCACTTCACTGAGTTTCGTGAGAGACGGGAAATTGATCAACGATATGCGGCCTCTCGCTGCATATTCGGTTGCGTAGGACAACGGCAGTAACCCGATAAAAGGTGCGCGCATCATCAACTCGATATTCAGCGCGATGCAACTGGACTCTACAACCGCGTCGTGGATATCGAGGCCTTCTTCTTCCATCAACCGGGCGAGCGCGATGTGGGACGGGCTGCCTTGTTGTGGGACGAGCCAGGTAAATTCCGTGAGGTCCTTCAGGGTGACGAGTCGCTCTCTGGAAAGCGCATGACCGGGACCTGCGACGAAGACAATGGGCTCACTATATAGCGACTCCGTCATCAGGTCGGGGTCGTCTTTCGCTCTTGCTCGCGCAAGTACGAGATCGGCTTCGCCCGTGCGTAGCATTTCGAGCAGTTTGTCCAGCGGGGCCTCGATGAATCGAACGGAGGCTGCCGGTGCGCGAGTGAGAAAGCTCACCATCGACTGTGAAATAAACGAGGGCGGCACCGCCGTTACCGAGCCGAGATTCACATGCCCCGCCGTGCCCGTGACCAGCGAAGCAACGTCCCGCTGGGCAAGTCCGACCTGCCGGAGGATCTCCCGACCTCGTCGCGCGAGAACTGTCCCGACATCCGTAAGAAATACAGCCTTACCGACGCGCTCAGTCACGGCAGCGCCCAGTGCCTGTTCGATCTCTCCAATCTGTTTGGACACGGCTGGCTGCGTGACATTGAAGGCGGCCGCTACCTTCGTGACCTGCTTGAGGTCCGCCAGCGCAACTAGCAGTCGCAGATGCGACAGTCGGAGGCCGCTAGAGAAAAACCGCTCTATGGGAGTCAACATCTTTTGTCTCTGGTCACATTACCTAGGGGTAATGTAGTGACCTAAAAAGTGATTTGTCAATGATCTTTCTGGTCGCCTATTCTTGCCGGGCTGGAGCGCGGGTCCGGAGAGTTTCATCTGGAGAAGCCCGTCGATCCAGCGCGCACAAGGGGAGGCGAGAATTGCTAAAAGATTATGTTGTCGCCTTGATTCGGATTACTGACGCAGGCCAGTACAGCCGTTACCGAAGCTTCGCGGCGAACGCAATCAAAGCGCACCGGGGCAGGGTTCTTGTGCGTTCCGCTTCTAACGAGGCGATGGAAGGTGCGGCACGCGGGCGAACTGTGCTACAGCAACCAAATCTTGACGCTTACCGCGCAGGAAAAGATTCTACGGACAAGAAATGAACCTTGATATCGACGCAATCAGCAAAGACAGCTCCGCACGACTTTTCGAGCGCGCCCGAGCCGTGATGCCTTCGGGCTACACCCGAAACATGCTCGTCACGAAACCTCATCCTTTTTATGCCGTCAGTGCTGACGGGCCCTATATAACGGATGCGGACGGTCGGACGCGTATCGACTGGGTCAACAACTTCGCCTCGCTGATTCACGGTCACAACAAGCGCGAAGTTGTCGAAATCATCTCCAGGCAGGCCGCGCGCCTGTTGTCCGCCACGATGCCCGCCGAATGGGAAGTGCACCTGGCCGAGTTGCTTGTCGAGCGAATTCCCTCGGTCGAGCAGGTTCGGTTCATGAACTCCGGGACAGAAGCTAATCTCATCGCGATCAAGGCCGCGCGAGCGTTCTCCGGCAGATCGAAAGTAGCCAAGCTCGAAGGCGGCTACCACGGTCAATATGATCTGCTCGAGGCCAGTTACATGCCGTCAGCCAATCAATGGGGTGACCGCGAACGCCCGGCAGTCCTTGCACACAACACCGGCACGCCAAGCTCGTTGCTGAATGAGCTTGTGTTGTTTCCGCTGAATGACATTGCGACCATGCGGGAAATCCTGGCACGCAACGCCTCGGAGATCGGCACGGTCATTATCGATCCGAGCGGCCTGTCCTTGGGAACTGCCGTGTACGCAGATCGCGAGTTTCTCGTCGCGCTGCGCGAAACGACAGAAAAGCTCGGCATGGTTCTGATCTTCGACGAAGTGTGGTCGCTGCGTACCGGCTTTCGCGGCACGCAGGGCATCGTTGGCGTCACACCCGATCTCACGACGATGGGCAAAATGATTGGAGGTGGACTACCCGTCGGAGCGGTCGGCGGTAAGCGTGAAGTGATGTCCGTTTTCTCGGTCGATGAAGGCGAGCCTAAGGTGAAGCATTCCGGCACATTTACAGGCAACCCGATGTCCATGGCTGCCGGATTCGTGGCCATGTCGCTGATGACACCGGACGCGTTCGACATGCTGGCGGCACAGGGTCAGCGGCTGGCGGATGGGTTGAGGCGCGCACTCGCCGATACCAGGACGCAGGGGCATGTCGTCAATCGAGGTTCGATGACGAACATGCTATTCACGGAAAGCATCCCCGTCGATTATCGCGATCTCTATGCGCAGCAGACGCCGGAGGTTTCGGCGCTCTCCGCGAGCATGCCGAAGCTGATGGCCGTGGAAGGGCTGCATGTTCTTCGCAACATGTTCGTCGGCTCGACGGCCATATCGGATGACGATGTGGACCAGACCATTGCTGCGGTGAGGCGCGCGCTGATGGCCGCGAGGCAAGCCTGATCGCCAGATTCATATGAGACGATATTCAGCTAACGTCGGAACGCTGTGGTCGCATCTGCCGCTTTTGGAACGCATTGAAGCGGCGGCGCGCGCAGGCTTTCGCGCAGTGGAAATGCACTTTCCCTACGCGGTCCCGCCAGGTGAAGTTCGCGACGCGATTCAGAAATTCGACCTGACACTGCTAGGGATCAACTCACCGCCCGGAGATATTGCCAGGGGAGAACTCGGCATCGCAGCCATTCCGGGTCGCGAAGACGAATTTGCTGAAAGCCTGCACATGGCGCTGAACTACTGTCAGGTGGCCGGTGCGCAAGCCTTGCATATCATGGCGGGTAACACGTTTGGGTATTGGCGCACCGCGTGCCTCGAAACGTTCAAATCCAATGTCGCATTAGCTGCCGATCTCGCGATTTCGAATAACGTCAGATTACTGTTTGAACCCTTGAACCGCGCCCTTCATCCGGCGTATTTCTATCATGAGGTCGATCAACTCGCGCGTTTGCTGGACGATGTCGGGCATCCCTGGTTGAAGATTCAATTCGATACGTATCACGTCGGCATGCATCACCGCAGAGTTCGAGACGTGCTGAAAAGAAACTGGTCGAGGATCGGTCATATCCAGATTGCGGCTGTACCGGATCGAGGTGAGCCGCGTGCTGGCGACGTGGATATCATGGAGGTGCTCGACGAAGCTGAACTGCGCGGCTATGGGGGCTGGATTGGGTGCGAGTACAAGGCTCGCGGAAATGTTGAAGAGGGGCTGGCGTGGAGAGAGATGGCGCGGTTCTCCGAGACAGGCTAGATCACGATTCACCTGAACACCGAACACATTGACATGACGAAATCCGATAGACGGTCGCATGCGGCAGCACTCTCTGAAGCGCTAGACAAAGCGGCAGAAAGATATGCAAGCGCAAATCCAGAAAGCGCGGCGCAATTTGCGAAGGCGACGGCAGCCATGCCTGGCGGTAACACGCGCTCAGTGCTCTATTACCCGCCATTCCCGCTCGCCATGGCACGAGGCCAGGCAGCAAGACTCTGGGATGCGGATGGACACGAGTATCGAGACTTCATTGCAGAGTTCAGCGCCGGCGTTTATGGCCATTCAAACCCCGTCATCCGTCGCGCGATCGATACTGCACTCGATAGCGGGATCAATCTCAGCGGGCACAATCTGATCGAGACTGAATTGGCGGGAGCTGTTTGCGACCGCTTCCCGACAGTCGAACGCGTGCGCTTCACCAATTCAGGAACAGAGGCGAATCTGCTATTGCTGGCCGCAGCCAAGGCCTACACAAAAAGGTCGAAGATTGTCGTGTTTAACGGTGGATATCACGGCGGGGTGCTTTCCTTCGGTTCCGGTCACAACCCGGTCAACGTCCCGCATGAATTCCTGCTTGCCAAATACAATGACGTCGCCAGCGTCGAGGCGTTGTTCGACAAGCATGGTAGCGATATCGCCACGATTCTTGTCGAGCCAATGCAGGGTGCGTCGGGATGTATCGTTGGGCAACCGGAATTTTTGCGCGCATTGCGCGACCTGTGCACGCGATTCGGCGCGTTACTCGCTTTTGACGAGGTGATGACTTCACGGCTGGCACCCGGTGGAATGCAGGAGCGGCTCGGCATCGAGGCCGACTTGACATCGCTCGGGAAATACATCGGCGGAGGAATGTCGTTCGGCGCTTTCGGCGGGCGTGAGGACATCATGGCGCAGTTCGATCCACGCCAGCACGGCGCGTTGGCACACGCCGGCACATTCAACAACAACGTACTGACAATGTCGGCGGGCGTCGCCGGACTTCGCGAGTTGTACACGCCGGAGGCCGCGGTGGAACTCAATAAACGGGGTGACCGGTTTCGCGATGCCTTGAACCAGCAGTTCACGGCGTCTGGTCTGCCAATGCGATTTATCGGACTGGGTTCATTGATGAACCTTCAGCCCACTGACAAGGCAATCTGTTCCGTCGATGATCTTGCCGGCCTGGAGCACAGGATCAAAGATCTGTTCTTCTTCCATCTGATCGAGAGCGGCGTGTACGTGGCGCGACGCGGTTACATGACACTGAGCCTGCCTTTAACAGAGGAAGACATGACGCATTTCATCTCGGCCAGTGCGGGTTTCATTGAGCGTTACCGGACACTTCTGACGGCTAGCCAATAAGGGCGTGCCACGATAGAGTCCGCTCCTCAGTCGCCGAGCAATTCGCCCGACACTTCCTTCAGGCATTCCGCAAAGAGCTGCGCAGCAGGTGCCGTCACGTCTGCGCGCCAATACGCGACGACTTCCCCCAGCGGTTCGAGCGGTGCCAGCGGCAGCACGCGCATGGTGCCGCGTAGTGTGTGTTGCCGTGCAACCGATAGCGGAAGTATCGAAACGAACTCGCCGCCTTGTAGCAGCGTGAGATTCAACGCGAGCGAACTCGATTCGACGCTGCCAGCTGCTGGCGCGACACCGTGCTCGCTCAATGCTTCGATCAAGGTAGCGTAGGCAGGCGACCCATGAAGCGGCGTGATCCACCGGCATGCGTCGAGATCGTTCCAGTCGATTTCGCGCTCCGGCGCGCCCAACGGATGCGACGTGCCGGCGATGAAGACAAACGGCTCCCGATACAGCGTTTCCTGCGCCAGTGGGGTTTGCGTGCTCGTTACGCGGTTGCGGCCGAGCGCGATGTCGAGGTCGCCATCGTCGAGCAGCTTGATGAGCCTGTCGAGGGTGCCTTCGACAAACGACAGCGATGCGCTGGGCGCGCGCCGCAGAAACAGTTGCACAGAATTCGCAATCAGCGGTTCGGGAATCGTCGCAACTGCGCCAAGCCGCACATGGCCGCCCGTGCCCGACGCAAGGGCGCTGACATCGCGACGAGCGAGGTCGATGTGACGCAGCACTTCGCGTCCGCACGCAACGATCACTTCGCCGATGACCGAGAGTTCGACTGAATTCCCGGTGCGATTGACGACCTGCACGCCAAGCGCGCTTTCGATTTCGGCAATCTGCTTCGAGATCGCCGGTTGCGTGACGTGGAACGCGCTTGCGACACGCGTGACCTGTCCGAGGTCGGCGAGGCTCACGAGTATGCGCAGCTGTGACAGCTTCAGGCCGCTGCGAAAGAAACGTTCGATCGAGTCACTGGTGGCAGACATTCGTGTTTTCCCTGATCCGGTATAACCAAACGGTTATGTGCCGCGCCGAAAGAGTGATTTGCGACTGGTCGACGAGCCCGGCTACGCTTACGTCTATGCCGAAACATCCGTCATCGCATCGGCAGAAAGCATAACAAAACGACACGACTGGAGACGACATCATGAGCATGACTTCATACGGCGAGCCCCCGGGCCATGTGGCGCCCGATAGCCTGGGCGGCCGGCGCGACGATGCTGACGAAACGAACGAGGCGAACGCTGCGCTCTACCGCAAGCTCACGCGCCGCATTCTGCCGTTCCTGTTTCTCGCGTTCGTCGTCGCGTACATCGACCGCGTGAACGTCAGCTTCGCGAAGTTGCAGATGCTCTCCGATCTGCATCTCTCCGAAACCGTCTATGGGATCGGCGCGGGCATCTTTTTTCTCGGGTATTTCATCTTCGAGGTGCCGAGTAACCTGATTCTCGACCGCGTCGGCGCTCGCCGATGGATCGCGCGAATCATGGTCACGTGGGCCATCGTGTCGTGCGCAACCATGTTTGCACAGGACGCGACCTCGTTTTACATGCTGCGTTTTCTGCTCGGCGTCGCCGAAGCGGGCTTCTTCCCCGGAATCGTGCTGTATCTGTCGAACTGGTTTCCGTCCGCCCGGCGCTCGCAGATCATCGCGCTCTTCATGACGGCCATTCCTGTGTCGGGGGCGATCGGCGGTCCATTGTCGGGTTGGGTGATGTCGCACTTTGCCGGTGTTTATGGCGTAGCGGGCTGGAAGTGGCTGTTCGTCGTCGAAGGTCTCGGTTCGCTCGTGGTCGGCATCGCGGCGTTCTTCCTGCTTTATGACCGCATCGACTCCGTCAAATGGCTCAGCGCCGAAGAAAAGACACGCCTTACCGCCGATTTGCGCCGCGATGCTGCGACGCGCGTCGAACACTCGGTGCGGGGCGCATTCGCAAGTGGCCGGGTCTGGTTGCTCGGCCTCACGTACTTCTGTATCGCGATGGGCAATTACGGCCTCGCATTCTGGGTGCCGACCATTATCAAGGCGAGCGGGGTCGCGAGCATTGCGAACATCGGCTGGCTGTCGGCAGTGCCCTCGCTCATCAGCGCCGTTGCGATGGTGCTGATCGCACGGCATGCAGACCGTCGCGGGGAGCGCCGTCGTCATGTTGCCGTGTGCTGCACGATCGGCGCGCTCGGGCTGCTGGCATCGGTGCTGTTCGCATCGAATGTCGGACTGTCTCTCGTCGCGTTGGTGGTTGCGGCTATCGGCATCAACTCGATCGCGCCAGTGTTCTGGGGCATTCCTACTGCAATGATGGGCGGCGCGGGTGCGGCCGCTGCAATCGCGGTCATCAATTGCACTGGAAATCTCGCGGGATTCGTGAGCCCGTTCATGGTCGGCTGGCTCTCCGATCTGAGCGGTGGCAAGTTGCTTCCCGGCATGATCGCGATCGCGGTTGCGCTAGTTATCGGCGCGCTGCTGGTGCTGACGATGCCCGCGCGTCAGTCCAAACCTCTGTCGTAATGGATCTTTCGATGAAACCAGAAACTCGGCCTGTGTGCATGATCACGGGCGCGGCAAGCGGGATTGGCGCAGCGACGGCGTTGCGCTTCGCGCGTGCGGGATATGTAGTCGCAATCGGCAACTTCGATGCTTCCACCCGAGAAAGTGCGGAGACTGTGGCGGCCGCCTGCCGCGATGCGGGCAGCGACACGCTGATATTCGACGCCGACGTCGGCAGCGACGCGGATTGCCGCGCGGCCGTCGCGAGCGTGACGAGGCGCTTCGGCCGACTCGATGCACTAGTGAACTGCGCGGGAACAACGAAGGTAATCACGCACGACGCATTCGACCAGCTCGACGCCAATGAATTCGAGCGCGTGTATCGCGTGAACACAATCGGCCTGTATCAGATGACGCGTGCGGCTGCCCCGTTGCTGCGAGAAAGCGCAACGCAGTCACGCAGCACGAGCGTCATCAACATTTCGTCGCTGGCGGCGCTGAATGGAACGGGTTCGTCGCTTGCGTATGCGGCGTCCAAAGGCGCGGTCAATACGATGACGCTGTCGCTCGCACGTTCTCTCTCGCCGCACGTGCGCGTCAATGCAATTGCACCCGGCATGGTCGATGACGGCCTGCTGTTCCGCGCGCTCGACGCGTCGCGCTACGCCGCCGTGATCGACCGCATGACGACGAACGCGCCGCTCAAGCGCGTGTCGCTTCCCGGCGAGATCGCCGACATTGCGTGGTTCCTGTGCACCGCGCCCTCGATAACGGGGCAAGTCATCGCCGCCGAAAACGGCCTGTTGCTCAATAACGGCTGAACTCACTGAAACCACCGACATGTCCCACTTTCAGAGCAAGAAGCCGCT includes:
- a CDS encoding hydroxypyruvate isomerase family protein, translated to MRRYSANVGTLWSHLPLLERIEAAARAGFRAVEMHFPYAVPPGEVRDAIQKFDLTLLGINSPPGDIARGELGIAAIPGREDEFAESLHMALNYCQVAGAQALHIMAGNTFGYWRTACLETFKSNVALAADLAISNNVRLLFEPLNRALHPAYFYHEVDQLARLLDDVGHPWLKIQFDTYHVGMHHRRVRDVLKRNWSRIGHIQIAAVPDRGEPRAGDVDIMEVLDEAELRGYGGWIGCEYKARGNVEEGLAWREMARFSETG
- a CDS encoding DUF1330 domain-containing protein, with the translated sequence MIFLVAYSCRAGARVRRVSSGEARRSSAHKGRRELLKDYVVALIRITDAGQYSRYRSFAANAIKAHRGRVLVRSASNEAMEGAARGRTVLQQPNLDAYRAGKDSTDKK
- a CDS encoding SDR family NAD(P)-dependent oxidoreductase, which gives rise to MKPETRPVCMITGAASGIGAATALRFARAGYVVAIGNFDASTRESAETVAAACRDAGSDTLIFDADVGSDADCRAAVASVTRRFGRLDALVNCAGTTKVITHDAFDQLDANEFERVYRVNTIGLYQMTRAAAPLLRESATQSRSTSVINISSLAALNGTGSSLAYAASKGAVNTMTLSLARSLSPHVRVNAIAPGMVDDGLLFRALDASRYAAVIDRMTTNAPLKRVSLPGEIADIAWFLCTAPSITGQVIAAENGLLLNNG
- a CDS encoding LysR substrate-binding domain-containing protein, with the protein product MNLGSVTAVPPSFISQSMVSFLTRAPAASVRFIEAPLDKLLEMLRTGEADLVLARARAKDDPDLMTESLYSEPIVFVAGPGHALSRERLVTLKDLTEFTWLVPQQGSPSHIALARLMEEEGLDIHDAVVESSCIALNIELMMRAPFIGLLPLSYATEYAARGRISLINFPSLTKLSEVVLYRRVDLNSPAPLLLAQCMREEAAASVTQGDSSIN
- a CDS encoding MFS transporter, yielding MSMTSYGEPPGHVAPDSLGGRRDDADETNEANAALYRKLTRRILPFLFLAFVVAYIDRVNVSFAKLQMLSDLHLSETVYGIGAGIFFLGYFIFEVPSNLILDRVGARRWIARIMVTWAIVSCATMFAQDATSFYMLRFLLGVAEAGFFPGIVLYLSNWFPSARRSQIIALFMTAIPVSGAIGGPLSGWVMSHFAGVYGVAGWKWLFVVEGLGSLVVGIAAFFLLYDRIDSVKWLSAEEKTRLTADLRRDAATRVEHSVRGAFASGRVWLLGLTYFCIAMGNYGLAFWVPTIIKASGVASIANIGWLSAVPSLISAVAMVLIARHADRRGERRRHVAVCCTIGALGLLASVLFASNVGLSLVALVVAAIGINSIAPVFWGIPTAMMGGAGAAAAIAVINCTGNLAGFVSPFMVGWLSDLSGGKLLPGMIAIAVALVIGALLVLTMPARQSKPLS
- a CDS encoding aspartate aminotransferase family protein, giving the protein MNLDIDAISKDSSARLFERARAVMPSGYTRNMLVTKPHPFYAVSADGPYITDADGRTRIDWVNNFASLIHGHNKREVVEIISRQAARLLSATMPAEWEVHLAELLVERIPSVEQVRFMNSGTEANLIAIKAARAFSGRSKVAKLEGGYHGQYDLLEASYMPSANQWGDRERPAVLAHNTGTPSSLLNELVLFPLNDIATMREILARNASEIGTVIIDPSGLSLGTAVYADREFLVALRETTEKLGMVLIFDEVWSLRTGFRGTQGIVGVTPDLTTMGKMIGGGLPVGAVGGKREVMSVFSVDEGEPKVKHSGTFTGNPMSMAAGFVAMSLMTPDAFDMLAAQGQRLADGLRRALADTRTQGHVVNRGSMTNMLFTESIPVDYRDLYAQQTPEVSALSASMPKLMAVEGLHVLRNMFVGSTAISDDDVDQTIAAVRRALMAARQA
- a CDS encoding LysR family transcriptional regulator, encoding MSATSDSIERFFRSGLKLSQLRILVSLADLGQVTRVASAFHVTQPAISKQIAEIESALGVQVVNRTGNSVELSVIGEVIVACGREVLRHIDLARRDVSALASGTGGHVRLGAVATIPEPLIANSVQLFLRRAPSASLSFVEGTLDRLIKLLDDGDLDIALGRNRVTSTQTPLAQETLYREPFVFIAGTSHPLGAPEREIDWNDLDACRWITPLHGSPAYATLIEALSEHGVAPAAGSVESSSLALNLTLLQGGEFVSILPLSVARQHTLRGTMRVLPLAPLEPLGEVVAYWRADVTAPAAQLFAECLKEVSGELLGD
- a CDS encoding aspartate aminotransferase family protein, which encodes MTKSDRRSHAAALSEALDKAAERYASANPESAAQFAKATAAMPGGNTRSVLYYPPFPLAMARGQAARLWDADGHEYRDFIAEFSAGVYGHSNPVIRRAIDTALDSGINLSGHNLIETELAGAVCDRFPTVERVRFTNSGTEANLLLLAAAKAYTKRSKIVVFNGGYHGGVLSFGSGHNPVNVPHEFLLAKYNDVASVEALFDKHGSDIATILVEPMQGASGCIVGQPEFLRALRDLCTRFGALLAFDEVMTSRLAPGGMQERLGIEADLTSLGKYIGGGMSFGAFGGREDIMAQFDPRQHGALAHAGTFNNNVLTMSAGVAGLRELYTPEAAVELNKRGDRFRDALNQQFTASGLPMRFIGLGSLMNLQPTDKAICSVDDLAGLEHRIKDLFFFHLIESGVYVARRGYMTLSLPLTEEDMTHFISASAGFIERYRTLLTASQ